Proteins found in one Gammaproteobacteria bacterium genomic segment:
- a CDS encoding substrate-binding domain-containing protein yields MGRFRGKRWILIIAVLAMVAAACSSGSSGTTTAATTATTAAADTATTAAPATTAAAVEEGSIWVLLPDSASSSRWETDDRRFFEAAFDAAGVEYKIVNAEGDPAQQQQQAEQAIAAGAKVILLVNLDSGSGAAIIAQAREADVAIIDYDRLTIEGPGADVYVSFDNVRVGATMAEILEPAIDALGLDKPRVVMLNGAPTDNNATLFRQGYYETAVKPRVDAGDWELVADQAVPNWDNQEALNIFEQILVAASNGVDAVFAANDGLANSVITALKSAGIGPLPVSGQDATAAGLQNILSGWQTMTVYKPIKAEAEAAAGAALALLRGEPLDGVTGDFALTTINNGTNDLPFMALTPIGVTKDNIKETVIADGFRTWDEICLGEFEQFCPADR; encoded by the coding sequence ATGGGACGATTCAGAGGGAAGCGATGGATACTCATCATCGCTGTTCTAGCGATGGTTGCTGCTGCGTGCAGTAGCGGCTCGAGTGGCACGACGACGGCGGCCACCACGGCCACCACGGCAGCGGCCGACACGGCCACCACGGCCGCCCCGGCCACCACGGCGGCCGCGGTCGAAGAAGGCAGCATTTGGGTGCTGCTCCCTGACAGCGCTTCGTCATCCCGTTGGGAGACGGACGATCGCCGCTTCTTTGAGGCAGCGTTCGACGCAGCAGGTGTCGAGTACAAGATCGTCAACGCAGAGGGCGACCCGGCCCAGCAGCAGCAACAGGCCGAGCAGGCCATCGCTGCCGGTGCCAAGGTGATCCTGCTGGTGAATCTCGACTCGGGATCCGGTGCGGCGATCATCGCTCAGGCTCGTGAGGCCGACGTGGCGATCATCGACTACGACCGTCTGACGATCGAAGGTCCCGGCGCGGATGTGTATGTCAGCTTCGACAATGTCAGGGTCGGCGCGACGATGGCGGAGATTCTCGAACCTGCCATTGATGCCCTCGGTCTCGACAAGCCGCGGGTGGTCATGCTCAACGGTGCACCGACGGATAACAACGCGACGTTGTTCCGTCAGGGCTACTACGAGACGGCCGTGAAGCCGCGTGTCGACGCAGGCGACTGGGAGCTCGTTGCTGATCAGGCAGTGCCGAACTGGGACAACCAGGAAGCACTGAATATCTTCGAGCAGATCCTCGTCGCGGCCAGTAACGGTGTCGACGCGGTCTTCGCCGCCAACGATGGTCTGGCCAACTCGGTCATCACGGCTCTCAAGTCCGCAGGGATCGGCCCGTTGCCGGTCAGCGGTCAGGATGCCACGGCCGCCGGTCTTCAGAACATCCTTTCCGGATGGCAGACGATGACGGTGTACAAGCCGATCAAGGCCGAGGCCGAAGCCGCTGCAGGCGCGGCACTTGCGCTGCTGAGAGGCGAACCACTGGACGGCGTCACAGGCGATTTCGCTCTGACGACGATCAACAACGGCACGAACGATCTTCCGTTCATGGCGTTGACGCCGATTGGCGTGACCAAGGACAACATC